The sequence GTTGTCGGATTTGTTCCACTCGATCATAGCGCGTCAGTCGGTGTGATGCCGTCGTCGTGAGGTCGCTGCAGGCTGGTTCGGTCAACGGTCGGCCGATGAGGAAATGAACAGGGCTGAGTGGACGAAGATCGTTTGGATCTGCGGACATTGGGTGTATAGGACGGGAATTCAGGACGGCTTCTATCTGTGCTAATACCGTGCTGAATTCCTCGTAAGTTAAGTGTGAATTACCTACAACTCGTCGTAGGTGATGCTTACAATACTTCACTCCCGCCTCCCATAAACCACCAAAATGAGGCGAATAAGGCGGTATAAAAGACAAATTAATGTTGTCCTTGGCTGCTAGCGAGACAATTTCTTCGGAATTTTCCGTCATGAATTGTGAAAATTCCTTCATAGCACCTACAAAAGTTTTAGCGTTGTCCGAGAAAATTTGAAATGGTTTCCCACGTCTAGAAATGAACCTTTTAAGTGCAAGTATGTACGCTTGAGTCGTTAATGATGTGACCAAATCCAAATATACCGAGCGAGTGAGAAAACAAacgattaaaataatgtaacattttttttaatttagcacCTCTTCCTTTGCGGTTGAGTATAAACATTGGCCCCGCATAATCTACTCCACATCTAAAAAAATGGAAAACCTGACCCCGATGGTTCTATTTCAAGTCTCTCTTTTGGTAAGTTACCCATTTGAATTGAAAAAGAAGTTTTCCAGTTATGCGCGTATAGATAACACAGGTATGTACGGTGTAACGAGCGAGATCGCGACCTCTCAGCGGCCACCAGCTGTCACGGATTGAAGCCAGTAGCAGCTGGGGCCCCGCGTGGAGTAGCTGTTTATGTTCATGCTGTATGCATATTTTTTGTCAAATGAGAAAGTCCTGAATTACTTAATCTGCCTGATGACTTAATGATTTTATCACTGTCCAAAAATATGTTTAAGAATGATATAGGTATTACGCGTAGGTTTCAGAGGTAAGTTGTTTACTAGTGCATCATACATGATCGGAAACGATTGTTGTTGAACCACTCGTGCCAAAACGAGTCGCATTGTCTAATTCATCCGTCAAAAGCGCGCCGGACTTCCGCTGTGATTTTGATTTTGTACAAATGTTATGAACAAATCTTAACATATACGCAATAGCACGCCGTAATCGATTATATGAAGAAAAACGTTCAAATTCAATAAATGACTGCGTTTGACTGACAGACCATTGCCGTCGCGTCAGATTGTAATTCTGGTAGATCATTGTGGTCAATGATTCTGGTTGTAGGTATGTGTTTTAATGATCTAGGTGACATACGAAGCCAACCCATAACAATAGTCGAATaagtccaaaaaaaaattttagaaaacatCAATCTGAAGGATTGAAATATTTTAGCGTATAGTCTTGTTGATCGGGTTATATATTGTTAAGCGACTTACCTGAGCTTGATTTGACACTCGCATCAAATACACCTCGAAGCTTAGTAGTCGTACTGTGTTCTCGTAACACACCGTGGTGTGGTAGAAAATAATGTGACGTTGTGTATTAAAGTAAtataaagtaatataattaaagtGTCTGCTTATGTAGTCATTCACGAAATCGATATGCATTTGTTTATAGTTAGCCGCACTACGTTCTAGCTTGCGCTCGAGTGCATGGAATCGGTTCTCAGCGATAATGAATGTATCGCCGAGCGCATCAGCTGATTCTTGTAAAGGAATGCGCACGGAAAAACGACCCGAATCGTCGCGTTTTGTTGTGGTTTAGAATAAAGTTTCGCATGCGCGTTCCTCTTTTGTATATTTGTTATGAATTGGATGAATTTATTCCAGCTCCCGAAAGGTTTTTAATTGTGTATATGTTTTGTGAACTATCATAATGAACTTTATTCGttgaatttgaatatttcttattataaaatgagCCGGAAATAATCCATCCGAGTTTAGTGTTTTGTAAATACGGACCATGTTTTAAGCGAATTAATCCGTCGTTTAAAAGTTCCCAAAACTTATCTGCGCCGATTAATAAGTCTATATCAGCGGGTGAATGAAAATCTGGATCAGCTAGCGTGATGTTGTGTGGAATTTGAATGTTGTTGATGTGTGTATGTGTTAACGATGGTATCTGAGCAGTGATACGAGGTAAAACTATACAAGTTAAGCgcgtattataattattagttttagCTCGCATCTGAACATCGCATGATTGGGTGGACTGGGTTACGGAGTTACCCACACCTGTGATTTTAATAGAGGATTGTATCAATGGAATGTTTAATTGATTACATAATGACTGCGAGATAAAGCAATGCTGACTTCCGTTATCGAGAAGTGCACGAATTGTGTgatatttgttgttgttgtctgcGATTTCGACTAATGCCGTTGACAACAACACAGTAGGTAGTGTTGGATGTGCTGATGTGGTAATGTCACCGTGATGTGTGTGCGAGTGTAGTGAAGCTGTGCCGCCAGTGTGTGGGCTCGACTCAAGCTGCGGCGCCGGCGATACGGTTGAGCCGACGTCGTCACTATTGTCATCACGGTGAATTAGActgttgtgttttttattacacttcttACAGGGACCTAACCAACAGTCTTTGACTGAATGATTTGCGCGTAAACAATTTTGACAAAGTTTTTGCtacttaaaaactttattttatcttGTTGTAAGGAGTGGATAGAGCATGGTTAAAAACCACCCTccacgtttttaaatttttggaaaAGCTCCGTTTTTAGTAGAAAAATAGACCTAAActcaaaaatttaataaacaattttaccCGATACATCTGGCAGTGTTGTTGTTATTGAATAGACTACGATTTACGATACGATTTAAAACGGGTAAGGTACAACACAAAATTGTAGTATAGACTTAGGTAGATTTAGAAATCTACCTAGACCttgactaaaaatatttttcttttattagttCTTATATTAATCTTAGTTGTACTGTATTTACACTTTAACACTGACCCCCCTATACAGGGCCAGACAAACATTCTATACACTTGACAACTTTCCCCGTTACTCGCACTACACACTACAtcgcactctctctctctctcacacacacacacacacaaagttTCGTACACCAACAACAACTGGCGCTGTCAAAAAATGTACTACTCCCAGCCCCGCTACTTCACCTGCGGCAGTATCGGAAGCTGCCAGGACTTTTATCAAGAGACCGGAAACGAAAAGAAGGTCGCTTGATAATATGGACCTGTACAGAAGGCAGCAGCAGAACTACGCTGAGATACCGAGCGACAAACTACTCCTGGAAGTAATGAAGACATTTGAGGATATACCCTCAAAGGTTCAGCAGTACCCTCAGATGAGACGGGACATCAAGTCCTTCCTGGAGGTACAATCGGACAGATGTATCCGCATGCTTTTTGAGTTGAGTAAGCGGATGAAGACTCTGGAAGCAGCAGCGCCCGAGACTAGTACACAGACAGCAGCTTTATTTTCTGACAAAGAACAAAAACTGCTGGAAAAACTGGCAGAGATGGAAAACGCAATAACCACGCGGATTAGCCAAACGGAAGCCAACCTGAAGAAAGAAGTAGcggagcttaactcaacaaacgACGATCGAGGCGCTAACATCGTGGAATACGTTTACAACAGATTTGAGGAGGCCAAGGTTGCAATAGGCAAATCGACCGAGGGGGTCGTGGGACGGACGCAAGCTCGTCTCGAAGATCTGGTTGGCACTGTCGCCGGAGATGTTGCCGAAGCCAAATGCAAATAAGCGATATTGCAAAAGGGTTGATATCTGAGAGTAGCACGATCCCCAAAACGTATGCCAACGCCGCAGCAGCCAAGCCCGGGCGTCGTCCGGCGCTTTATTAGATGGCGGTAACCTTTGAAGACGATCAAGAGACTGCCGAAGAGGTACTCGCGAGAGTAAAGAAGGCGGTTGACGCTGGGGGTACTGGCCTCAAGGTAAATAAAGTAAGAAAGGCCAAGAATAGCGCGACACGGAAATTGAACTGGAAAAGGTGAGAGAGAGAATAGAAAGCCACGGCGAGGGGTTAATCGTAAAGCCCATGAAGAACAAGGACCCACTCGTCGTCCTTAAAGACGTATTTATAGACAACGACGACGATGAAATGATAAAGGCCCTTTACGCCCAAAACACCGATATCTTCATGGGCCTATCACAAGAGGAGATGGACTTgataatcaaatataaaaagagGACCAGAAATCCTAAGACCCCCCACGTTGTCATCCAGGTACGGGCGAAGGTATGGCAGAGGATGACGGAGGCTGGCGCCCTCTATCTGGACCTGCAAAGAGTCAGGGTAGAGGACCAGTCTCCGCTCATTCAGTGCACGAAGTGCCTCGCTTTCGGACATGGTCGCAAATTATGCACCGAGAGTGTGGACAGGTGCAGTCACTGTGGAGGCCCACACCTACGCGAGAAATGCGCCGATTATGCCGCGGGAATCGAACCTCAGTGCTGCAATTGTCTACACTCCAAGTTGCGGAGTACGGATCACAACGCTTTCAGTGTCGATTGCCCAACCCGCAAAAAGTGGGACTACCTGGCAAGATCAAACACGGCATACATATGACCCATTCACTCAGTGGAACGCACACACATGACacataaacacacacacacacaccgatataaaagtatataataaatatatatggatATATCAACACAGGCAAACAAACACTGAACACGTATACAAAGGACTAAATAGAAAACAGCCAAAGAAATAATTTCGCAACAAGAAATGACAATAAGTATATATACtagagtatatatatactattgacAAAGAAACAATGAAAATCATAGATACACTGAGTCAAAATGTCACTATCCCAAAGTTCAAATAAAGGTAActaaaaagacatttttataaagAATTAATACCGGAAGGAACCATAGAAATAAGCTAAAAACATATTGTTGAATAgaataagaaacaaaaattgTACAGAACTAGATTTTAAGAATTAAGTAAGAGTGATTACAATAAACGgtgaataaaataagaaatatatagTAAGCTGTAGACATAACAATTGAacactgtactgtaaaaaaatagAAGTTGAAAAATATTGTAGCTATATTGTATTGGACAATGTTGGAAAactgttaaacaaaaaattaatgtaCTAACACCACGGTTACAATAAACGGTCACATACGTAGTTAAATTATTCCCCcaagagataaaaataaaagatagtcaaagtagcgggagtcccacccggcTAAGAAAGTAAGGTGATGGATGAAAGAAAGAAATAGTATGAGGCATGTCAGTGCGAGAAGCATACAAGCGAGAAATGGTATGAATGTGTTACATAGAATAATAAGGTCCTGCCGAGcctatggaaaaaaaaaaaaaaattgcgaattaaatttaactaaGCGTATAATGCTATCTATCATATCTCAAATATATGATCCCTTAGGACTTTTGTCACCAGCAGTCataatatcaaaaatattattacaacatTTGTGGCTAAGCAGAATTGATTGGGATACTCCTGTTTCTGCAGACATAACTAAAGCTtggaaacaatttatttattcattaagaTTTTTTAAAGGAAATACGTATCCCTCGTCACGTAAGGActgaacattttttatttttttttatgattgagagattactggtggcccgaaggccttttcagtttcaccaggacaggtgggcgagcaaaggctcagccaggaggggtgggatttgctaacagctgccccagcgcctccgaaggagacctaacaactcaagagcaattgcttcgcgaatgaatctactaccggatcggaatcgcgacccgctgagaagatccggcgagaaactcagcgggctgatgaatgggctaggttgcacgtcgacctctttgtcgagttcgacgagtacggttactggggtcccttttattttttttttttcgggtagagggccgaacctcctacgaggtccccgcgcaaaaggggcgcgcggtgtatgtgagactctacgatctgcatggtgttgtgagcagaccgcgggcccaaggattttagggcccacccactaaacgactcccctgcactcttacacccgacgtccgatcccctccgaggtcagaacccggatgaggtaggggggctaccgcggtcaacactacaaccagacggcgcggctcaccccaaggacgcccagccgactgagccttcgaggcgaatcgaaggctctgaaacgtcggccgtctcggtacggcagcccgtcgggccgcccggacggtgccgctggtgtcccgggataccccgctggaccagaaccagcctgccgggtcatgacgcgatacaccgtcgaccggtcgctctatttactccacggcagcgcgctagagtgctggtagcgcgccgcgcggcctcaccccctcaggtcaccccttgaccttcaccggggggaggccgctacctacaggggccgggacgtacgggcgtattcccgcctccggcccccggctcgacggcgacgggtCGGTGCGGAacgggaagagctctccctctctcgctccgccgcctccttctgcgagatggtggactcgcagaagtcgagcatcgccttccaggacgcgtcgctgccgagcatcgtagccacgacgcgcggcagcgagaggtcctctcctatgaccgcgacgagggcggcgcgttgctcgtcgaatccagagcaacgcgccaatgtatgttccgctgtgtcttcctcatcgcggtccgcgcagtggtggcactgcgccgtcggttcccttccggctatcttgaagaggtaccggccaaaacacccatggccggtcaacatctgcgtcagccggaaggtgaggcatccgcggtcgcggcccacccagtccacgagaaccgggcggaccgcctcgacggtacggatgccggccgacgggtccgccaagcggcgagaccacgcctccagcacggaccgccgagattggagcctccgcgctcgaactacaccttcgccggggcgcccttcccccctagagcggaggtcgctacgccacctgtaatcagcagcgagcgcctccgcctccaggtcccagggtggcgccccggcgagcaagcacgccgcctcgaaggacacggtgcggtatcctcggatggccctgaccgcgatcgcgcgctgcggacgtcgcagcgcggcgatgttcttgcgggtcagggcctgGCACCATACCGGagcaccgtatagtgccatcgaccgcaccacccccatgtataggcggcgcgccgcctcatcgggacccccgacgtttggaaggagccggctcaaagagccggccgttgccatcagccgagggcccaatttcttAAAGTGAGCGCGGACGCTCcaacgaccatccagttcgaggacGAGGTACctgagaccggtcaccccgaccccgatgcgaacgcctccgatcacgaggtgggcatccGCAGGCGGCgcccgtcccggcccgtgaaataagagggcctgggttttttcgagcgccacctcgagccccaaccgtcggatccttgcgACGACGTTTGCCACACCTGCGcaagccagacgggcagactcccggtagtccctccccggggctacgaccagcgtgtcgtcagcaTAGCAGACGACACTTAGCCCGGGGAGGGAACCCCATagggcgccccgcaggacccagtcgtagtcgatgttccacagcagggggcccaggacagacccctgcggaacaccgcgctcgacggaaAGCGGTAgaccgccccaccgtgtccgacgcATACGA is a genomic window of Bombyx mori chromosome W, ASM3026992v2 containing:
- the LOC134201713 gene encoding uncharacterized protein LOC134201713 codes for the protein MKEFSQFMTENSEEIVSLAAKDNINLSFIPPYSPHFGGLWEAGVKYCKHHLRRVVGNSHLTYEEFSTVLAQIEAVLNSRPIHPMSADPNDLRPLSPVHFLIGRPLTEPACSDLTTTASHRLTRYDRVEQIRQQFWQRWSKEYISELQTRTKWKTDKEDIVPNTLVLIKEDNLPPLKWRLGRVQQTFPGKDGISRVSNLKTATGIVQRAYSKICPLLHNAEDYNESLTTHIS